The Clostridiaceae bacterium HFYG-1003 genome includes a window with the following:
- a CDS encoding AAA family ATPase: protein MSKATIDLDRSRPQVQVELSHLDGVIQRLNQEVADLAGQKQKLTEYLVDYRKQMIEENKFDEDMPLDAFDHEMFAKEENFKAVLRRINELQDLIDTPYFGKIAFSEGSDQEEIYIGKYGFIDHARMEPLIIDWRAPIATLFYHGGLGQASYKTPAGDAQAEILARRQFIIKASRLLGMFDSDVEVRDEILQYVLSSSAGEKLKDIVMTIQREQDEIIRHRPQGVAVVNGIAGSGKTTIALHRVAWLLYNYRKKLEDKVLILGPNNIFMEYISQVLPTLGETGVRQNTMVDFMLELLAEPNLDLLPQEDFIEAIASGDEDLYRDAASKRSEASFDRMDRLVKDLEASLYPEQDIVFLGKVLMSRNEMHQTMARDFAYMPLIPRALRIKRVIINRMREVRNRELREIDRRYRDLQKKVESGATLNEDASLSRWQSVRQLVEKVVQFREQITYLGKGSILELYQAGNTMRILTHEDLAPMLYLKHRLQGVKLPYEVKYLIIDEAQDLSLNHFRVIKEITGCVNATIVGDLNQRLIQWEDAGFLELGRLFEDVRIFELNKSYRSTDEIVKYADTFLPNGTSESLRSGEPVQVESAPDLASAAALVKAQYARMREDGVESIAILTRDLDSAQDLHQLLKNEIYYKFIRTEDGVYSSSTLLLSAFLAKGLEFDGVILVDTRPNRPKPDLVKYIMSTRALHRLHVIETQNEDVNFSDGSK from the coding sequence TTGTCAAAAGCAACTATCGATCTCGATCGCTCACGACCTCAGGTTCAGGTGGAGCTCAGCCATCTGGATGGAGTCATTCAGAGACTGAATCAGGAAGTCGCGGACCTGGCCGGACAGAAGCAGAAACTCACGGAGTATCTGGTGGATTATCGCAAGCAGATGATCGAAGAAAATAAATTTGATGAGGACATGCCGTTGGATGCATTTGATCATGAAATGTTCGCCAAGGAAGAGAACTTCAAAGCCGTTCTGCGGCGGATCAATGAACTCCAGGATCTCATCGACACTCCTTATTTCGGGAAGATCGCTTTTTCCGAAGGAAGTGACCAGGAAGAAATCTACATCGGCAAGTATGGTTTTATTGACCATGCCAGAATGGAGCCCCTCATCATCGACTGGCGGGCCCCTATTGCCACACTGTTCTATCATGGCGGCCTGGGACAGGCCAGCTATAAAACCCCGGCAGGTGACGCCCAGGCTGAGATTCTGGCCCGGCGCCAGTTCATCATCAAGGCTTCCCGCCTGCTCGGTATGTTCGACTCAGACGTTGAAGTAAGAGATGAAATTCTGCAGTATGTCCTGTCATCCAGTGCCGGAGAGAAGCTCAAGGACATCGTTATGACCATCCAGCGGGAGCAGGATGAAATCATCCGGCATCGCCCGCAGGGTGTCGCCGTGGTGAACGGCATCGCCGGTTCAGGTAAGACGACCATCGCCCTGCACCGGGTCGCCTGGCTGCTGTACAATTACCGCAAGAAGCTGGAAGACAAGGTGCTGATCCTGGGCCCTAACAACATCTTTATGGAATACATTTCTCAGGTTCTGCCCACCCTGGGTGAAACCGGAGTTCGTCAGAACACCATGGTGGACTTTATGCTGGAACTCCTCGCCGAGCCCAATCTGGATCTGCTCCCCCAGGAGGACTTTATTGAAGCCATTGCCTCCGGGGATGAGGATCTTTATCGGGATGCGGCCAGCAAACGCTCGGAGGCCAGCTTTGACCGGATGGATCGGCTGGTGAAGGATCTGGAAGCATCGCTTTACCCGGAGCAGGACATTGTTTTCTTAGGGAAAGTCCTGATGAGCCGGAATGAAATGCACCAGACCATGGCCCGCGATTTTGCCTACATGCCCCTGATTCCGCGTGCGCTGCGAATCAAGCGGGTCATTATTAACCGGATGCGCGAAGTCCGCAACCGGGAACTGCGGGAAATAGACCGCAGGTACCGGGACCTCCAGAAAAAGGTCGAGAGCGGGGCGACCCTCAATGAAGATGCATCACTGTCACGCTGGCAAAGCGTACGCCAGCTTGTCGAGAAAGTTGTACAATTCCGGGAGCAGATCACTTATCTGGGAAAAGGCAGCATTCTGGAACTGTATCAGGCTGGCAATACGATGCGGATCCTGACCCATGAGGACCTGGCACCTATGCTGTATCTGAAGCATCGCCTTCAGGGCGTGAAGCTTCCCTACGAAGTCAAATACCTGATCATCGATGAAGCCCAGGACCTGTCCCTGAATCATTTCCGCGTGATCAAGGAAATCACCGGCTGCGTCAACGCAACCATCGTCGGAGATCTCAATCAGCGGCTGATTCAATGGGAGGATGCCGGATTCCTTGAACTGGGCCGTCTGTTTGAGGATGTCAGGATCTTTGAACTGAACAAGAGCTACCGCTCCACGGATGAAATTGTGAAATACGCCGATACATTCCTGCCCAATGGAACATCCGAATCCCTGCGCAGCGGGGAGCCGGTCCAGGTGGAATCAGCGCCGGACCTTGCGTCGGCGGCGGCTCTGGTCAAGGCGCAGTATGCCCGGATGCGGGAAGACGGCGTGGAGTCCATCGCCATTCTGACTCGTGACCTGGACAGTGCGCAGGACCTGCATCAGCTTCTGAAGAATGAAATCTACTATAAGTTCATCCGGACTGAGGATGGCGTGTATTCCTCCAGCACCCTGCTGTTATCGGCCTTCCTGGCCAAGGGCCTGGAATTTGACGGAGTCATTCTGGTGGATACCAGACCCAACCGCCCCAAACCGGACCTGGTCAAATACATCATGAGCACGCGTGCCCTGCACCGTCTCCATGTGATTGAGACACAGAACGAAGACGTCAATTTCTCGGATGGTTCGAAGTAG
- a CDS encoding cation diffusion facilitator family transporter, translating to MTDFLIKRFIKSDNVQDPAVREKYGYLGSAVGILVNIALFGLKLTVGLLMNSISVIADAFNNLSDTASSLITMIGFRLGNRPADEGHPYGHGRIEYFSGLIVSVLVLYVGIQFLVTSVRRILNPTPLEFRWIPIILLIVSIFSKIWISGFNHTIGNKINSSALKASALDAKGDVMISSTVVAGLLFSHFSHIEIDGYIGLFVAGMIVKSAWELIRETLNPLLGTQADEELIERMNQILLSNEEVFGVHDTVTHNYGPSTVFATTHVEVRDDISVTEIHDIIDDLEKRVLRELDVELVIHMDPIRMADEKKVAIVRHLRDELLQVDGVRSLHDVRLREHETRYIAELVVDPETDLASTQRVAEQIVRDHQLEPDLHLEVHNLMSHGWSKS from the coding sequence ATGACTGATTTTTTAATTAAGCGTTTTATTAAGAGTGACAATGTTCAGGATCCGGCCGTACGGGAAAAATACGGTTATCTGGGTTCGGCGGTGGGTATTCTTGTCAATATTGCCCTGTTTGGACTGAAGCTCACGGTGGGTCTGTTGATGAACAGTATCTCCGTCATCGCCGATGCGTTCAACAACCTGTCGGATACTGCCTCATCCCTGATTACCATGATCGGCTTCCGCCTGGGCAACCGCCCCGCTGATGAAGGACACCCCTATGGCCACGGACGGATTGAATATTTTTCCGGCCTGATTGTCTCGGTGCTGGTACTCTACGTCGGCATCCAGTTTCTTGTGACGTCTGTCCGGCGAATCTTAAACCCCACCCCGCTGGAATTCCGCTGGATTCCTATCATCCTGCTGATTGTCTCCATCTTCTCAAAAATCTGGATCTCCGGTTTCAATCATACTATTGGAAATAAAATCAACTCCTCGGCGCTCAAGGCATCTGCCCTGGATGCCAAAGGAGACGTCATGATCTCCTCCACCGTCGTGGCCGGGCTCCTGTTTTCCCACTTCAGCCATATCGAAATTGACGGCTACATTGGATTGTTTGTCGCCGGCATGATCGTGAAAAGTGCCTGGGAGCTGATTCGGGAAACCTTGAATCCCCTGCTTGGGACTCAGGCCGACGAAGAGCTGATTGAACGGATGAATCAAATCCTCCTGAGCAACGAAGAAGTTTTTGGAGTTCATGATACGGTGACCCATAATTACGGACCTAGTACGGTTTTTGCCACCACTCATGTCGAGGTGCGGGATGACATCTCCGTAACCGAAATTCATGACATTATTGATGATCTGGAAAAACGGGTCCTACGCGAACTCGACGTAGAACTGGTAATCCATATGGATCCGATCCGGATGGCGGACGAGAAAAAAGTGGCCATCGTCCGTCATCTCAGGGATGAACTCCTCCAGGTCGATGGCGTTCGCTCGCTCCATGATGTGAGACTGCGCGAGCACGAGACCCGATACATCGCTGAACTGGTAGTAGACCCGGAAACTGATCTGGCCTCCACTCAGCGAGTTGCTGAGCAGATTGTCCGGGATCATCAGCTGGAACCTGACCTTCACCTCGAGGTACACAACCTCATGAGTCACGGCTGGAGTAAATCATGA
- a CDS encoding M18 family aminopeptidase: protein MTKKELAQDLMDFLHRGSSAYQAVADIADTLERAGYRELKGDADWSVKEGDKVYYIKNGSSIFAVDLGAGTYHNGFRLIGSHSDSPSFRIKPNCEMRSEGFVRLNTEVYGGPILNTWFDRPLSVAGRVAVKSNDPMAPQLMNIDLERPVLYIPNPAIHMNREVNKGVELNPQTQVLPIVCLEETATEEKIFQQLIAQKLEIEVEDILDYELYLYETARGELVGLKEEFISSKRMDNLAMAHASLKAMLETTGKGIRVAAVYDNEEVGSRTKQGAGAPTLAHLLERLVYALGGSRADYLQALEKSFMVSADLAHAVHPNFSEFADPTNRPRMNQGPVIKIAANQSYTSDAQSTAVFKAICEKAGVPCQTYVNRSDKSGGSTIGPISSTVLPIRSVDIGNAILGMHSIRELAGVDDHWFVYQAFKVFYGN, encoded by the coding sequence ATGACGAAGAAAGAACTGGCACAGGATCTGATGGACTTTTTGCATCGCGGCTCCAGCGCCTACCAGGCGGTGGCGGACATCGCCGATACTTTGGAGCGCGCGGGCTACCGGGAACTGAAAGGAGACGCGGACTGGTCCGTAAAAGAAGGGGATAAAGTTTACTACATCAAGAACGGATCCTCGATCTTCGCAGTGGACCTTGGAGCAGGCACCTATCACAATGGATTCCGGCTGATCGGTTCCCATTCCGATTCGCCCTCCTTTCGGATCAAGCCAAACTGCGAAATGCGTTCAGAAGGTTTCGTTCGTCTGAATACAGAAGTTTATGGCGGCCCGATCCTGAACACCTGGTTTGACCGGCCCTTGTCGGTAGCCGGACGGGTCGCGGTGAAATCGAATGACCCCATGGCCCCCCAGCTGATGAATATTGATCTGGAGCGTCCGGTGCTCTATATTCCCAATCCAGCCATCCACATGAACCGGGAAGTCAACAAGGGCGTTGAACTGAATCCTCAGACTCAGGTGCTTCCAATTGTCTGCCTGGAAGAAACAGCCACGGAAGAAAAGATCTTCCAGCAGCTGATTGCCCAGAAGCTGGAGATTGAGGTTGAGGACATTCTCGATTACGAACTGTACCTCTATGAGACAGCCAGGGGAGAACTGGTCGGACTCAAGGAAGAATTTATCTCCTCCAAGCGCATGGATAATCTGGCTATGGCCCATGCTTCCTTGAAAGCAATGCTGGAAACCACCGGAAAGGGAATCCGCGTGGCAGCGGTTTACGACAACGAAGAAGTCGGATCGCGCACCAAGCAGGGAGCCGGTGCCCCCACTCTGGCCCATCTTCTGGAGCGGCTCGTCTATGCCCTGGGCGGCTCACGGGCGGACTACCTCCAGGCTCTGGAAAAATCTTTCATGGTCTCCGCGGACCTGGCTCACGCGGTTCATCCCAACTTCAGTGAATTCGCCGATCCGACCAACCGGCCGCGCATGAATCAGGGACCGGTGATCAAGATCGCCGCCAATCAGAGTTACACCTCGGATGCTCAGTCCACCGCTGTGTTCAAGGCGATTTGTGAAAAAGCCGGCGTTCCCTGTCAGACCTATGTGAACCGCTCTGATAAATCCGGCGGCTCAACCATCGGCCCCATCTCTTCCACGGTCCTGCCGATCCGTTCCGTCGACATTGGCAATGCGATCCTGGGCATGCACTCCATCCGCGAACTGGCCGGAGTCGATGACCACTGGTTTGTTTACCAAGCATTCAAAGTTTTTTACGGGAATTAA
- a CDS encoding desulfoferrodoxin, with translation MAIEVKEIYKCNVCGNVVEVLLAGGGALVCCGEEMKLLKENTVDAALEKHVPVIEAAEGGVWVKVGSVAHPMLPEHWISTIEVLTKNGQVLRQDLNPGDAPQAFFQVAIDEVELAREYCNLHGLWVKANA, from the coding sequence ATGGCAATTGAAGTAAAAGAAATCTACAAATGCAATGTATGCGGCAATGTGGTTGAGGTTTTGCTCGCCGGAGGCGGCGCATTGGTATGCTGCGGAGAGGAAATGAAACTGCTCAAGGAGAACACAGTGGACGCTGCTCTGGAAAAACACGTTCCGGTTATTGAAGCTGCTGAAGGCGGCGTATGGGTGAAAGTTGGATCTGTGGCTCATCCCATGCTCCCGGAACATTGGATTTCCACCATTGAAGTTCTCACCAAAAACGGTCAGGTACTGCGCCAGGATCTCAACCCCGGCGATGCACCGCAGGCCTTCTTCCAGGTCGCCATTGACGAAGTGGAACTTGCCAGAGAATACTGCAACCTGCATGGACTCTGGGTCAAAGCCAACGCTTAA